One Malus sylvestris chromosome 14, drMalSylv7.2, whole genome shotgun sequence DNA segment encodes these proteins:
- the LOC126598988 gene encoding NAC domain-containing protein 2-like, whose protein sequence is MASTSTNPTYSHSAPPAAAALDGQEGGQQYHGYQHEHHHGRHDKEDPKQMMRNERLVLGIPPGWRFCPTDQELISFYLTRKLMNNIYHPQPVNSRITDLHIYDFNPKKLAEKYQLPEDPEMYFFTPRDKKYPNGCRPSRTAADGFWKATGGNKNIKERGKTIGYKNTLVFFLGTQKKGTKTDWIMQEYTIRQYKPSNRPAPAGHCDTKLDKWVLCKIYEHKKSKKNRKNGSVSDDDEEEINSSSALVLQGQESQDHPLLHKPLSPPRNNMNHDGPSTSYQAGHYNMINNNHSAYALNNGLMSPLGSTNGYGAHQDQVRHLAPMLHLPGQQMQPIPLVHSTDVNNQDAHAFNGITTYYNQSTQYGFGDQSVPMYNNASQLNNNGYPSSIISVDTMDQYWLNEPLTDFDFLFDAIGEGVLYGMPDVLPLSSMPHINPASQSTKADEKSSTTPTDNH, encoded by the exons ATGGCTAGTACTAGTACTAACCCTACTTACAGTCACAGTGCTCCTCCTGCAGCAGCAGCCTTAGATGGCCAGGAGGGAGGACAACAATATCACGGTTATCAACATGAACATCATCATGGTCGACATGATAAGGAGGACCCGAAGCAGATGATGAGGAATGAGCGTCTTGTGTTGGGGATTCCACCAGGATGGAGGTTTTGTCCTACTGATCAAGAGTTGATTTCTTTTTACTTGACCAGGAAACTCATGAATAACATTTACCACCCTCAGCCCGTCAACAGCAGAATCACTGACCTTCATATCTATGACTTCAACCCCAAGAAACTTGCAg AAAAGTATCAATTACCAGAAGACCCTGAAATGTACTTCTTTACCCCAAGGGACAAAAAGTACCCAAATGGTTGTCGTCCCAGCCGTACAGCTGCTGATGGGTTTTGGAAAGCAACTGGTGGgaataaaaatatcaaagaaAGGGGCAAAACTATTGGGTACAAGAACACATTGGTCTTTTTTCTAGGAACACAAAAGAAGGGAACAAAGACTGATTGGATTATGCAAGAATACACGATTAGACAATACAAGCCATCAAATAGGCCAGCTCCAGCAGGTCATTGTGACACCAAG TTGGATAAGTGGGTTCTATGCAAGATCTATGAGCACAAGAAAAGCAAGAAGAACAGAAAAAATGGGAGTGTTTCTGACGATGATGAAGAGGAGATAAATTCATCATCAGCTCTGGTATTGCAAGGTCAAGAAAGTCAAGACCATCCATTGCTTCATAAACCTCTATCGCCACCTAGGAATAACATGAACCATGATGGGCCTTCGACTTCTTATCAAGCGGGACATTACAACATGATCAATAATAATCACAGTGCTTATGCATTGAACAACGGATTGATGTCACCATTGGGGTCAACTAATGGCTATGGAGCTCATCAAGATCAGGTGAGACATTTAGCTCCAATGTTACACTTGCCTGGTCAACAAATGCAGCCAATTCCTTTGGTTCATAGCACGGATGTCAACAATCAAGATGCTCATGCATTCAATGGAATCACAACGTACTACAATCAGTCCACTCAATATGGTTTTGGAGATCAATCTGTGCCAATGTACAACAATGCATCACAACTCAACAATAACGGCTATCCATCTAGCATAATTTCAGTTGATACAATGGATCAGTATTGGCTCAATGAGCCACTTACAGACTTTGATTTCTTGTTCGATGCTATCGGTGAAGGAGTTCTTTATGGCATGCCAGATGTATTGCCACTCAGCTCGATGCCTCACATTAACCCTGCGTCGCAGAGCACAAAAGCTGATGAGAAAAGTAGTACCACTCCAACTGATAATCATTAG